A single genomic interval of Lathyrus oleraceus cultivar Zhongwan6 chromosome 7, CAAS_Psat_ZW6_1.0, whole genome shotgun sequence harbors:
- the LOC127107720 gene encoding OVARIAN TUMOR DOMAIN-containing deubiquitinating enzyme 3 isoform X1: MAQKLLNEENNILKQLRDGTAKFEIVSSPVPSVVSPFNPNSSFFGAGSSSTLFFARIGSSIGRQSAAVKKLERFSVHKVTGDGRCLFRALVKGMAYNKGVALNQREERENADELRMAVKEAICENVGDRKLYEEAIIAVTVDEPLQRYCRRIVQPDFWGGESELLVLSKLCKQPIIVYIPEHEHRGGVRGSGFIPIAEYGSEFVKGSSRKAVRLLFSGSEEQCEQACEIDD, encoded by the exons ATGGCGCAAAAGCTTCTCAACG AGGAGAATAATATTCTTAAGCAATTGAGAGATGGTACAGCAAAATTTGAGATTGTTTCTTCACCAGTTCCCTCCGTTGTTTCTCCCTTTAATCCCAATTCAAGCTTCTTCGGAGCTGGAAGTTCTAGCACTCTCTTTTTCGCTAGAATTGGTTCATCCAT TGGTCGACAGTCGGCAGCAGTGAAGAAACTTGAACGTTTTTCTGTTCACAAGGTTACAGGGGATGGGCGGTGTCTGTTTCGTGCGCTC GTGAAAGGAATGGCTTACAACAAAGGAGTTGCTCTTAACCAACGCGAGGAGAGAGAGAATGCAG ATGAATTAAGAATGGCAGTCAAAGAAGCTATATGTGAAAATGTAGGAGATCGGAAATTATATGAAGAAGCCATCATTGCTGTCACAGTTGATGAGCCTTTACAACG TTACTGCAGGCGGATTGTGCAACCAGATTTCTGGGGAGGAGAATCGGAACTATTG GTATTATCAAAGTTATGTAAGCAGCCAATTATTGTGTACATACCAGAGCATGAG CATAGAGGCGGTGTCCGGGGATCTGGTTTCATTCCCATTGCAGAGTATGGAAGTGAGTTTGTAAAGGGTTCTAGCAGAAAAGCTGTGAGGCTGTTGTTCAGCG GATCTGAAGAACAATGTGAACAAGCATGTGAGATTGATGATTGA
- the LOC127107720 gene encoding OVARIAN TUMOR DOMAIN-containing deubiquitinating enzyme 3 isoform X2: MAQKLLNEENNILKQLRDGTAKFEIVSSPVPSVVSPFNPNSSFFGAGSSSTLFFARIGSSIGRQSAAVKKLERFSVHKVTGDGRCLFRALVKGMAYNKGVALNQREERENADELRMAVKEAICENVGDRKLYEEAIIAVTVDEPLQRYCRRIVQPDFWGGESELLVLSKLCKQPIIVYIPEHEHRGGVRGSGFIPIAEYGSEFVKGSSRKAVRLLFSDRRFNNDEGYM, encoded by the exons ATGGCGCAAAAGCTTCTCAACG AGGAGAATAATATTCTTAAGCAATTGAGAGATGGTACAGCAAAATTTGAGATTGTTTCTTCACCAGTTCCCTCCGTTGTTTCTCCCTTTAATCCCAATTCAAGCTTCTTCGGAGCTGGAAGTTCTAGCACTCTCTTTTTCGCTAGAATTGGTTCATCCAT TGGTCGACAGTCGGCAGCAGTGAAGAAACTTGAACGTTTTTCTGTTCACAAGGTTACAGGGGATGGGCGGTGTCTGTTTCGTGCGCTC GTGAAAGGAATGGCTTACAACAAAGGAGTTGCTCTTAACCAACGCGAGGAGAGAGAGAATGCAG ATGAATTAAGAATGGCAGTCAAAGAAGCTATATGTGAAAATGTAGGAGATCGGAAATTATATGAAGAAGCCATCATTGCTGTCACAGTTGATGAGCCTTTACAACG TTACTGCAGGCGGATTGTGCAACCAGATTTCTGGGGAGGAGAATCGGAACTATTG GTATTATCAAAGTTATGTAAGCAGCCAATTATTGTGTACATACCAGAGCATGAG CATAGAGGCGGTGTCCGGGGATCTGGTTTCATTCCCATTGCAGAGTATGGAAGTGAGTTTGTAAAGGGTTCTAGCAGAAAAGCTGTGAGGCTGTTGTTCAGCG ATCGCCGATTCAACAACGACGAAGGTTACATGTGA
- the LOC127107720 gene encoding OVARIAN TUMOR DOMAIN-containing deubiquitinating enzyme 3 isoform X4, which translates to MAQKLLNEENNILKQLRDGTAKFEIVSSPVPSVVSPFNPNSSFFGAGSSSTLFFARIGSSIGRQSAAVKKLERFSVHKVTGDGRCLFRALVKGMAYNKGVALNQREERENADELRMAVKEAICENVGDRKLYEEAIIAVTVDEPLQRYCRRIVQPDFWGGESELLVLSKLCKQPIIVYIPEHEHRGGVRGSGFIPIAEYGSEFVKGSSRKAVRLLFSEIEN; encoded by the exons ATGGCGCAAAAGCTTCTCAACG AGGAGAATAATATTCTTAAGCAATTGAGAGATGGTACAGCAAAATTTGAGATTGTTTCTTCACCAGTTCCCTCCGTTGTTTCTCCCTTTAATCCCAATTCAAGCTTCTTCGGAGCTGGAAGTTCTAGCACTCTCTTTTTCGCTAGAATTGGTTCATCCAT TGGTCGACAGTCGGCAGCAGTGAAGAAACTTGAACGTTTTTCTGTTCACAAGGTTACAGGGGATGGGCGGTGTCTGTTTCGTGCGCTC GTGAAAGGAATGGCTTACAACAAAGGAGTTGCTCTTAACCAACGCGAGGAGAGAGAGAATGCAG ATGAATTAAGAATGGCAGTCAAAGAAGCTATATGTGAAAATGTAGGAGATCGGAAATTATATGAAGAAGCCATCATTGCTGTCACAGTTGATGAGCCTTTACAACG TTACTGCAGGCGGATTGTGCAACCAGATTTCTGGGGAGGAGAATCGGAACTATTG GTATTATCAAAGTTATGTAAGCAGCCAATTATTGTGTACATACCAGAGCATGAG CATAGAGGCGGTGTCCGGGGATCTGGTTTCATTCCCATTGCAGAGTATGGAAGTGAGTTTGTAAAGGGTTCTAGCAGAAAAGCTGTGAGGCTGTTGTTCAGCG AGATTGAAAATTAG
- the LOC127107720 gene encoding OVARIAN TUMOR DOMAIN-containing deubiquitinating enzyme 3 isoform X3, translating into MAQKLLNEENNILKQLRDGTAKFEIVSSPVPSVVSPFNPNSSFFGAGSSSTLFFARIGSSIGRQSAAVKKLERFSVHKVTGDGRCLFRALVKGMAYNKGVALNQREERENADELRMAVKEAICENVGDRKLYEEAIIAVTVDEPLQRYCRRIVQPDFWGGESELLVLSKLCKQPIIVYIPEHEHRGGVRGSGFIPIAEYGSEFVKGSSRKAVRLLFSGKNHYDLLL; encoded by the exons ATGGCGCAAAAGCTTCTCAACG AGGAGAATAATATTCTTAAGCAATTGAGAGATGGTACAGCAAAATTTGAGATTGTTTCTTCACCAGTTCCCTCCGTTGTTTCTCCCTTTAATCCCAATTCAAGCTTCTTCGGAGCTGGAAGTTCTAGCACTCTCTTTTTCGCTAGAATTGGTTCATCCAT TGGTCGACAGTCGGCAGCAGTGAAGAAACTTGAACGTTTTTCTGTTCACAAGGTTACAGGGGATGGGCGGTGTCTGTTTCGTGCGCTC GTGAAAGGAATGGCTTACAACAAAGGAGTTGCTCTTAACCAACGCGAGGAGAGAGAGAATGCAG ATGAATTAAGAATGGCAGTCAAAGAAGCTATATGTGAAAATGTAGGAGATCGGAAATTATATGAAGAAGCCATCATTGCTGTCACAGTTGATGAGCCTTTACAACG TTACTGCAGGCGGATTGTGCAACCAGATTTCTGGGGAGGAGAATCGGAACTATTG GTATTATCAAAGTTATGTAAGCAGCCAATTATTGTGTACATACCAGAGCATGAG CATAGAGGCGGTGTCCGGGGATCTGGTTTCATTCCCATTGCAGAGTATGGAAGTGAGTTTGTAAAGGGTTCTAGCAGAAAAGCTGTGAGGCTGTTGTTCAGCGGTAAGAACCATTATGACCTTCTGTTATGA